A genomic stretch from Kineosporia corallincola includes:
- a CDS encoding ABC transporter ATP-binding protein yields MTNALSVSGLSVAAGPRIIVEDIDLTLERGQAVGVVGESGSGKSMILKAIMALLPAGVKATAGQITLDGKVLPHNGGRKERGHRLGLVLQDPATALDPLMRVGDQIAEVRRHVIGRDRVTARQEALDLLERVQIQAGRYRHHPHELSGGQRQRVVIARALAAEPEFLLCDEPTTALDVTVQAEILALLEDLRTTRHVGLLFVSHDLAVVARVSSRLVVMRHGRIVERGTTEQVLTHPEHAYTRELLDSVVELSVPEARA; encoded by the coding sequence ATGACGAACGCACTGAGCGTGAGCGGGCTGAGCGTCGCCGCCGGCCCCCGCATCATCGTCGAGGACATCGACCTCACCCTCGAACGCGGCCAGGCCGTCGGGGTCGTGGGGGAGTCCGGCTCCGGCAAGAGCATGATCCTCAAGGCGATCATGGCGCTGCTGCCCGCCGGGGTGAAGGCGACCGCCGGGCAGATCACCCTGGACGGGAAAGTGCTGCCGCACAACGGAGGACGCAAGGAGCGCGGGCATCGTCTCGGCCTGGTCCTCCAGGACCCGGCCACCGCCCTCGACCCGCTGATGCGCGTGGGGGACCAGATCGCCGAGGTCCGCCGTCACGTCATCGGCCGGGACCGCGTCACCGCCCGTCAAGAGGCCCTCGACCTGCTCGAACGCGTGCAGATCCAGGCAGGCCGCTACCGCCACCACCCGCACGAGCTCTCCGGAGGGCAGCGCCAGCGGGTCGTGATCGCCCGGGCCCTCGCCGCGGAGCCCGAGTTCCTGCTCTGCGACGAGCCGACCACCGCGCTCGACGTCACCGTGCAGGCCGAGATCCTGGCCCTGCTCGAGGATCTGCGTACCACCCGCCACGTCGGCCTGCTCTTCGTGAGTCACGACCTCGCCGTCGTCGCCCGGGTCAGCAGCCGGCTGGTGGTCATGCGGCACGGCCGGATCGTCGAGCGCGGGACCACCGAGCAGGTCCTGACGCATCCCGAACATGCCTACACCCGTGAGCTTCTCGACTCGGTCGTCGAGCTGTCCGTCCCGGAGGCCCGCGCATGA
- a CDS encoding ABC transporter permease: MNRTLTAGVTVVGAMVLLAVAAPLVTWHDPTALSLTDGLKAPSWSHPFGTDQLGRDVWARVVYAARTDLRVGVLAVITPLALGTLLGLVAGYFGGILDQIVRFVIDTVMAFPFYVIVLALVAALGAGEGSIYLALAVVAWVNYARVVRNVTRGFAGENWVAAARGGGLSRRRVIFRHILPNAVPQLIVLAVTDIVFVVLAIVTLSYLGLGIQPPTPDWGTMISDGQTFVTVQWWIAVFPGLAVLVAGIGFSLLADGLADAYREKE, encoded by the coding sequence GTGAACCGCACCCTGACCGCCGGCGTCACCGTCGTCGGGGCGATGGTGCTCCTCGCCGTCGCCGCACCCCTCGTCACCTGGCACGACCCCACCGCCCTCAGCCTCACCGACGGACTCAAAGCGCCCAGCTGGTCCCACCCGTTCGGCACCGACCAGCTCGGCCGCGACGTCTGGGCCCGCGTCGTCTACGCCGCCCGCACCGACCTGCGCGTCGGCGTCCTCGCGGTCATCACCCCCCTGGCCCTCGGCACCCTGCTCGGCCTGGTCGCCGGCTACTTCGGCGGGATCCTCGACCAGATCGTGCGTTTCGTCATCGACACCGTGATGGCGTTCCCGTTCTACGTCATCGTCCTGGCCCTGGTCGCCGCCCTCGGCGCCGGTGAGGGCTCGATCTACCTCGCGCTCGCCGTCGTCGCCTGGGTCAACTACGCCCGGGTGGTGCGCAACGTGACCCGGGGTTTCGCGGGGGAGAACTGGGTCGCCGCCGCCCGCGGCGGCGGACTGAGCCGGCGCCGGGTGATCTTCCGCCACATCCTGCCCAACGCGGTGCCGCAGCTGATCGTCCTGGCCGTCACGGACATCGTGTTCGTGGTCCTGGCCATCGTGACCCTCAGCTACCTGGGCCTGGGCATCCAGCCGCCGACCCCGGACTGGGGCACCATGATCTCGGACGGCCAGACATTCGTCACTGTGCAGTGGTGGATCGCCGTGTTCCCTGGCCTGGCCGTGCTCGTCGCCGGGATCGGGTTCTCGCTGCTGGCCGACGGGCTCGCCGACGCCTACCGGGAGAAGGAATGA